One stretch of Arachis duranensis cultivar V14167 chromosome 1, aradu.V14167.gnm2.J7QH, whole genome shotgun sequence DNA includes these proteins:
- the LOC107469245 gene encoding uncharacterized protein LOC107469245, producing MAQDSEKKFHSIMDKLFHTPKSPSSSSGMQLLSGKKRPYSTSLGTMELNLRGDAAEVPHSLSATVGATEGALCRPWDRGDFMRRLATFKSISWFAKPKVVSAVNCARRGWINVDIDTIACEACGARLLFSTPASWNQQQVEKAARVFSLKLDNGHKLLCPWIDNACSETLARFPPTAPPVLVDNFRERCSSLLQLSALPHVSSSVIEHMHSPLLEDFLGQSLFLDFGNGSARNSDIEIISSQEELKLYYQSQKLISLCGWNLRPLPYIVDCKDTKEQSVRSTTILDRSQVVADNNNFETNENLKDSNGEQLDPNSAVLECTLCGATVGLWAFSTIPRPVESLRIVGYAEVNCKNDSVIQDRQGQGVNNVSDIATSSKDMSSSLNMTIAGGPPPTKQNFKAIISLPVIGQNLRARLSYDSDFRDHVFVDGDGMQSDSRKKIRIQENPDDNIVDASNKQIVPMSSEIRESSHDQTGSKASARDPVVDNVTESTHHEGDGLNSSAAGDPSSLQKNSDGVVNRLSNYGAKDNVENFVNREDQHCSLERDMKSTTADKTMEFNPIRHHRYFCPWIASIDDMEPGWKQTLSALFHQQNHFPHSPNKSPTSMLIVKVDDPVSSVKKLFLSPSTRRKLAHIASQNTEHR from the exons ATGGCGCAAGATTCCGAGAAGAAGTTCCATTCAATCATGGATAAGCTTTTCCATACTCCTAAATCACCTTccag TTCATCTGGCATGCAACTTTTGAGTGGTAAGAAGCGTCCTTACTCAACTTCATTGGGGACAATGGAGCTGAATCTGAGAGGGGATGCTGCTGAGGTACCACACTCGTTGTCAGCCACAGTGGGAGCAACTGAAGGAGCGCTTTGTCGTCCATGGGATCGTGGTGACTTTATGAGAAGATTGGCCACATTCAAATCTATATCATGGTTTGCTAAACCCAAG GTTGTAAGTGCTGTAAATTGTGCTCGAAGGGGTTGGATAAATGTGGATATTGACACTATAGCCTGTGAAGCATGTGGAGCACGTCTGCTTTTCTCAACACCAGCATCTTGGAACCAGCAGCAGG TGGAGAAAGCCGCCCGGGTATTTAGCTTAAAGTTAGATAATGGACATAAGTTACTTTGCCCATGGATCGACAATGCCTGCAGTGAAACACTGGCACGGTTTCCTCCTACAGCTCCTCCAGTGTTAGTTGACAATTTCAGAGAACGCTGTTCTTCTCTTTTGCAACTCTCAGCTCTTCCACATGTTTCATCTTCAGTTATAGAGCACATGCACAGTCCACTATTGGAAGACTTTCTTGGACAATCATTGTTTCTTGATTTTGGAAATGGATCTGCCAGAAATTCTGACATAGAAATTATTAGTAGTCAAGAGGAACTCAAATTGTATTACCAG TCTCAAAAGCTTATAAGTTTATGTGGTTGGAATCTTCGCCCTCTACCTTACATAGTTGATTGCAAGGATACAAAGGAGCAATCTGTTAGAAGTACAACTATTCTGGACCGTTCTCAAGTAGTTGCTGATAACAACAATTTTGAAACGAATGAAAACCTCAAGGATTCTAATGGAGAACAACTAGATCCCAATTCTGCAGTTCTAGAATGTACCCTGTGTGGAGCTACTGTTGGATTGTGGGCATTCAGCACAATTCCTCGGCCTGTCGAATCACTCAGAATAGTGGGGTATGcagaagtaaattgcaaaaaCGATTCTGTGATCCAAGACAGACAGGGTCAGGGTGTAAATAATGTGTCTGACATTGCAACTTCGTCAAAGGATATGTCTTCTAGTCTCAATATGACGATTGCAGGGGGTCCTCCTCCAACAAAGCAAAATTTTAAAGCCATAATATCTCTGCCTGTTATTGGTCAGAATTTAAGGGCTCGTCTTTCTTATGACTCGGATTTTAGAGATCATGTCTTTGTTGATGGAGATGGTATGCAGTCAGATTCACGGAAGAAGATCAGGATTCAGGAGAATCCTGATGATAACATAGTTGATGCTTCTAATAAACAAATTGTTCCCATGTCATCTGAAATTAGGGAAAGTTCACATGATCAAACTGGTTCTAAAGCTAGTGCTCGTGACCCTGTAGTGGATAATGTTACAGAGAGCACCCATCATGAGGGTGATGGATTGAACAGTTCGGCTGCAGGTGACCCTAGTAGCTTGCAG AAGAATTCGGATGGAGTAGTAAATCGTCTTTCAAACTATGGGGCCAAAGACAACGTAGAAAATTTTGTCAACAGGGAGGATCAACATTGTAGTTTAG AAAGAGACATGAAATCAACCACGGCTGATAAAACAATGGAATTTAATCCAATCAGGCATCACAGATACTTCTGCCCCTGGATTGCATCCATAGATGACATGGAGCCAGGGTGGAAACAAACATTATCTGCTTTGTTTCATCAGCAAAATCATTTTCCACATTCACCAAATAAATCTCCAACATCTATGCTCATTGTTAAG